The following proteins come from a genomic window of Sorex araneus isolate mSorAra2 chromosome 1, mSorAra2.pri, whole genome shotgun sequence:
- the CCL19 gene encoding C-C motif chemokine 19 yields MALPVAPLLVLSLLFLWSSPALAGANDAEDCCLSVTQRLIPWKIVKAFRYLKDGCRMPAVVFTTLRDHQLCAPPDQPWVNRIIQRLQRQNAKQA; encoded by the exons ATGGCCTTGCCTGTGGCTCCCCTACTGGTCCTCAGCCTGCTGTTTCTCTGGAGTAGCCCGG CTCTGGCGGGTGCCAATGACGCAGAAGACTGCTGTCTCTCGGTAACTCAGCGCCTCATCCCCTGGAAGATCGTGAAGGCCTTCCGCTACCTCAAGGATGGCTGCAGGATGCCTGCCGTGGT GTTCACCACGCTGAGAGACCACCAGCTCTGTGCACCCCCAGACCAGCCCTGGGTGAACCGCATCATCCAGAGACTGCAGAGGCAAAACGCCAAGCAAGCCTGA